CGGCCTCGGCCGCATCGTCCAGCGGCTCAACGTCATGGAGGTCCCCGACATCCTCGCCTGGGTCAAGCCCCACGAGCTGCTCCTCACCACCGGCTACCCCTTGCGCAACACCCCGCAGTCCCTCGGCAGGCTCGTCGCCGACCTCGACGAGCGCGGCCTCGCCGCCCTCGGCATCAAGCTCGGCCGGTACGTCGACGAACTGCCCGCCGAGATGGTCGAACAGGCCGACCGGCTCGGCTTCCCACTCATCCTCCTGCCCAACGACGTCGGGTTCGACGACATCCTCAACCAGGTGCTCACCGACATCCTCAACCGGCAGGCGGCCCTGCTGGCCCGCACCGAGGAGGCCCACCGCGCCCTCGTGCAGATCGTGCTGGCCGGGGGAGGGCTGCGCGAGATCGTCGCCGAGGTCGCCGGGCTGCTCGGCCTCGCCGTCGCCGTCGTCGACCCCACCGGCCAGGTGCTGGAGTCGTCGGGGGACCCGGCCCGGCTGCGCGCCGCGCCCGCCGCCTCCGGCGGCGACTACACCGTCGTCCCCGTCGTCGCCGGCGGCCACCACCACGGCCGCATCGTCGCCCACAGCCCGGCCGGCGCCATCAGGGACGGCGACATCGGGATCCTCGAACGCGCCGCCACCGTCGCCGCCCTCGTGGTCACCCGCCAGGAGGCCGTCACCGCCGTCGAGAGCAAGTACCGCGCCGACTTCCTCCGGGACGTCCTCACCGGCAGAGGCGGTCCCCGGGTCGTCGCCCGCGCCCGCGCGTTCGGCTGGGACCTCGAACGGCCGGTCGGCGTCCTCGTCGCCGAGATCGACCCCGAGTGCGACATCCCGCCCGACCGGCTGCTCACCGCCTGGACCACCGCCCTGCGCCGCCACGACCCGCGCGGCGCCGTCGCCGGATTCTCCCACGAGGTGGTCGCGGTCGCGGGCGCCGACGTCGACCCGGCCCGCCTGGCCAAGGACGCCGTCGCCGCCTTCGCCGACTGCCGCCCCGCCACCTTCTCCACCGGGATGAGCAGGATCGCGCCCGGCGCCGACGCGCTGCCCGACGCCTACGGCCAGGCGCTCAAGGCCGCCAGGGTCGGCCGCCAGCTCCACGGCTCCGGCGCGCTCGCCCACTTCGACCAGCTCGGCGTCTACCGCCTGCTGTCCCTGGTCAACGACACCGCCGAGCTGCACGCCTTCGTCAAGGAGACCCTGGGCCACCTCGCCTCCGACGACGACGCCGAGAACGCCGACCTGCGCCGCACCCTCCAGGTCCTCCTGGAAACCAACCTCAACGTCGCCGAGACCGCCCGCCGCCTCCACTTCCACTACAACACCCTCCGCTACCGCATCGGCAAGCTGGAACGCCTCCTAGGCAACTTCACCGAAGACCCCCACCTCCGCCTGAACCTCACCCTCGCCCTCCACGTCCTCCGCATGCGCGGCATCTGACCCGCGCCCCGGCCGTGTCAGGACCGGTCCTTGGCGCAGCCCGCGGCGTGAGCGTCGTTCTCGCCGCACATCCGGATGCCGAACGGCACGCGCAGCACATGAGTCCGCCCGCCGCTCAGGTACGTCATCCGCAGAGCCGGGCTGTATCCCGTCCTCGGACCGGTACGAACGGCCTGCACCACCCACTCCGCGAACTCTTCACGGACGTCCCCCTCCGGCGCGCACGTCTGAGCGACGGTGTGGTTGACGCTCAGCCCGCGCCGAGCGAGCGTCCGCGGATCCCCGGGCCTGACCCCGGCCGTCCCAAGAGACGCATAGAACGGCCGGAACGTGAACGCCTGCACGGCCATCCCACTACCGGCCCCACCCTCGAACCCCACGGAGACGACCCGCACCTCCCCCTTCCTGTCCAGACACACGACGTCCGACCCGAAGAGATAGGGCGCACCGATGACGGTCTTCTCCAGGACGAAAATGGACTCCTGATCACCCGTGGTGAGCAGAGGAGCCCCGTTTCCCCAGCGCGAACGCCCACCCGCGCAACCACTCACCATAAAGACCATGACGATCAGGGCCACGCGGACGAGCACCCGTGACACGTGCGCGCTCCTCACAGCTCGTGTTCGTATTACTCCCTAACAAGCCATTTTCCAGACCTCGAAACCATGGGAACACATGTACCGCCCGCGGAAATGGTCCTCGCTCCGCTCGGGCTGTGTTCATTGGCGCTTCGCCCACGCTGGGCATCGGTGTGGTCGTCGCTCACGAGGAGGACACAACGAGAGGACTCAGAACAAAGATGCGCCGGGTCAGCGACAGGGGTGTGGAGTCCCTACCGTGAACTCAGGTGATCGTTGCTTTCCACCAGCCGCGTGACAGCATGATCTTCCCGGTGGGATCGATCGACACCTTCGACCCGAGTAGCGGCAACTCACCGTTGCGCATCCAGTGATGCCGGACCTCGTCAAGGGTGTCCCACAATCGGCGCGGTCCGCCTTGATGCACCGTCGGGAGTTCATCCCATATCGCGCTGGCCCGGGCCCACGAACCGTCACGATGAGCCATCCACGCCGTTTCCCTGCCGTCGTCGCTGGATTCCCTGTAACGGTGTTCGATAGAAGCTAGGCGAGTTCATCGCTCTCTCGGACATTCCGTCCTCCACCCTTTGAAACCATGTGACCATACGGGCCCGCCGTGAAATGGGCCTCGCTTCGCTCGGGCTGTGTTCATTGGGGCTTCGCCCGCCTTGGGCATAGGTGGGGGTGTGGCCGTGTCAGGGGGGCGTTGTGATGCCTAGGGAGCGGAGTTGTTCGTCGAGGGTGCGGATGTGTTTGTTGCCGGACCAAGGGTGAAGGTGGGCTCGGGTCTCTCGGATGGAGTCGGTGAGGCGGCCGGAGCTGTGACCTACGGTGATCTGGGCCGCTTCGCGGATCTTGTCGGCGGCGGCGGGGATTTCGCGCTTCTGGATGAGGGCCTCCGCGTATTCGAGGAGGGTTCTGCCACGTGCGGGCCTGCGCATCTCCCCTGCCAGGGCTCGTTCCGCCGTGTGGATCGCGTCGTCGGGGCGGCCCCAGGCGAGCGTGCAGGCCGCCGTGTGCCTTTCGACTCCCTTGGCGGACCACCAGTAGAGGTAGGAGGGGTCGGCCTCGGTTCTCGGCTGTTCCGCGAAGTGGAGTGACCGGCCGAGCGCCTGGGCGCTGTCGCGGGCGCTTCCGTGTACGGCGAGGATCCGGGCGAGGTCCACGGCGTGCACGGATCGAAGGAGGGGGCTCGGGCTGTGACGCACCCATCCCTCTGCGGCGTAGATGTGGTCGAGGGCCTGCCCGATGTGGCCTTGGTAGCGGGACAGGTTGGCGAGACACGTGTGCAGGTAGGCGATGAGGGTGCGGTCGGCGATCTGGTGGGCGGCGGTCAGCCCCTCCTGATATCGGAGGCGGGCTCCGGCATGGTTCAGCAGATCGTGATGCAGCCATCCGGCGAGTTGGCTGAGTTCCGCGTACGTGCGGGTGAGCCGGTCCCGCAAACCCGGCGGCAAGATCTCGTTGGAGAGGAAATCGGCTACGAGCGAGCGTTGGCCGTCCACGATCGGCAGCACGGTCCCGGGGCCGAAGTCGTCGTCCAGGCGGCGGCACCGGGCGGTCAGTTTCTCGATGATCTCGACGGTTGCCGTGTCGACTCGGTTCGAGGCGTGGACGGCTGTCACCAGCCGGTCCTTCTCGGGCGGCGACAGGTGCCGTAGAAGGACCAGAGCGGGGGCGCCGCCGAGGGTCAGGGTGAGTTCGAAGAGTAGATCGCGACGTTTCACATCGGCCTCCTCGGCTGCGAGGGCACGCAGCAGGGCGGCGCAGTCCTTGGGGGTGAGGACCGGGGCCATCGGGCGTGCCGCTTCCTGACTCATGGTGACATGGCGGGCGGGTGCGGCCGGGGCGCGATGGGTTCGGTGGGATGGGTGCGAGCCGTGGTCCGTGCGGTCGATGAGGTCGCGGTCGGCGGGGGTGTAGGACGCGTAGACGGCGTCGGTGACCAGGTGGCGGGCGGAGGTGCGGTAGACGTGGGCGAACAGGGCTATCGCGCGGGCGGACGGGCGTATGCCGTGGCGCGGCCAGTACTCGAACTCGTACAGCCGCGACTCCCGCAGCGCGGCCGTGCCCGCCGGGTCCACGTCGTTGTACCGCGCGGCGGCCTCGGCGGCGGTGAGCCCGTAGGCGTAGCGGTACAGCCGCAGCGGACTGACATCGTGGTACATCGAGAAGACCTCGGCGATCTGGTCATAGCTGTAGCCCTTGCCGCGCAGCGTCGCACTGCGCCGCCGGCACTCCATCAGGGTGTGAATTCCTTCGCCCGACATGCCGCGCGCCTCCCAGGTCCTTCGCACAGTCAAGAAATCATCTACGCAGAGTACTCGTTCAACTACGTAGAATGATGTTCATTGCGATATCCGGCCCGCGACCAACTGGGAATGATCTCTTCGCCGCGCGCGTTTCCCCACGTCGCCGTGAGGTTTCCGTGGGAGGTCGCCTGGGGTGAGGGCGGGATCAACGACGTACGTCCGCACGGCCATCGTTTGGCCCGTGTCCTTGTCTTCCCATCCTCAGCAGGAACCGTGCCACCCGCAGCCGGAGGAGGCGCCCATGGCGGCGACCAGACCACCCGACCAGGCCGACCAGGCCGACCAGGCCGACCAGGCCGGAGAGCCTGGACGGGAAGGGCGGGGCTCGCTCGATCACGGGCGCGCGTCCCCCTTCGCGCCGCTGGACGAGTCCGTACGGCTCGGCCCGGAGCTCCTCATGTGGAGACGCGCCTACCTCGGTAGCCCCGACCAGGTTTCGCAGAGCAGGAGGTTCGTCCGGTTCCTCCTTGGTGACACCATGTTCGCCATCGACGCCGAGCTGATCGTCGGTGAGCTGGCGGGCAACGCCGTGCGTCACACCCGCAGCGGGGCGTCCGGCGGCCACTTCACCGTGGAGGTCACCTTCACCTCGGCTCGTCAGAGGCCGCTCAGGAGTCCGGCGGCTGCCGCGGGCGTGCTGATCACGGTGTACGACCTCGGCGGGGGAGGAGTCCCCCGGCTGGGGGGCGAGGACCTGCCGGGGAGTCCCCGCGAGGCCGATGGCCGTGATCCCGCGATCGGAGAAAGCGGTCGCGGGCTGACGATCGTCTCCGCTCTCGCCCGCCGATGCGGTCACCAGGGCGGTCCCGTGACCGGCCATCGCGTATGGGCTTATCTGAGCGCGCCCATCGACCACGGCCCTCTGGAGTGGCCGACGTTCGATGGAGGCGGTGCTCCCGTCACCAGAGAGGAGATCACGGAAACGATCTGCCGAAATCTCGCCGGACGTTGAGCATGATCGGGCGGAAGAGGGCCGGTTCCCGGCGAAGCGTCTAGGAACAGAGCCCGAGCGCGGCGTCGCGTAAGGAGATTGCGGGGGCGCGGGGCACGTTTGGCAGGTCCTTACCGTGTCGGTGGCGGGGAACGGGTCTAATCTGCCCGCAGCGGGAGAGGAACCGGGCGGTCACGGTGAGCGCGCGGGGCCTGGCCCGGGCGTGGTGGTATGGCACCACGTACGACAGGAAAGCGCCGCGGAGGTCCGCCTGCGGGGTGGCCACCGACCCCCGGCCCGGCTAGCGAAGGGGCTGCAATGGTCTGGAAGGTGCACGGGGACGGGCGGGGACTGGCGCCCGGCGAGGTGGTCAGGCCGGACGAGCGGCTGAGCTGGCCGCGGATGGCCGGGTTCGGCGCGCAGCACGTCATCGCCATGTTCGGCGCGACGTTCGTGTTCCCGCTGATCATGGGCCTGAACGCCAACGTAGCGATCATGATGTCCGGTGTCGCCACGATCGTCTTCCTACTGATCGTGCAGGGGAGGATCCCGAGCTACCTGGGCACCTCGGCGTCGTTCGTCGGGGCCGTGGTCGCGATCCGCGCGGCGGGCGGCGACGACGCCACGGTGACCGGGGCGATCCTGGTGGCGGGCGTCGTGCTGGCGCTGTGCGGCGTGGCCATCCACTACCTGGGCGTGCGGTCCATCAACCGCGTCTTCCCGCCGGTGGTGACCGGCGCGGTCGTGATGCTGATCGGGTTCGGCCTCGCGTACGTCGTGGCCGACGTCTACTGGCCGCAGGACCAGTGGATCGCGCTGATCACGATGCTCGTCACGTTCGTCGTCATCGTGGCCTTCAAGGGCTTCGCCGGCCGCATCGGCATCCTGCTCGGCCTGGTCGCCGGCTTCCTGCTCTCGGTCGGCGCCGACAAGGTCTTCGGGAACATCACGGCGTACAACGCCGCCACCGGCAAGGTGGACTCGCACGCCCGCGTGAATTTCCAGCCGGTCGCGGACGCCCCGTGGTTCGGCCTGCCCGACTTCCACGCCCCCGGCTTCACCGGGTCGGCGATCGTGCTCGTCCTGCCGGCCGTGATCGCGCTGATCGCCGAGAACATCGGCCACGTCAAGGCCGTCGGCGAGATGACCGGCGCCGACGTGGACCCGTACATGGGCAGGGCCGTCCTCGCCGACGGCGTCGGCACGGTGGTGGCGACGGCGGTCGGCGGCTCGCCCACCACGACCTACGCCGAGAACATCGGCGTCATGGCCGCCACCCGCGTCTACTCCACGGCCGCCTACTACATCGCCGCGGTCGTGGCCATCCTGTTCGGTCTGTGCCCGAAGTTCGGCGCGCTGATCGCCGCGACCCCGGGTGGCGTCCTGGGGGGCATCACCGTCATCCTGTACGGCATGATCGGCCTCCTGGGCGCGAAGATCTGGATTGAGAACCGCGTCGACCTCTCCGACCCCGTCAACATGGTGCCGGCCGGCGCGGGGGTCATCCTCGCCATCGGCCCGGTGTCGCACCAGATCAGCGACCACTTCTCGCTGGCCGGCATCGCGCTCGGCACGATCGTGGTGCTGGGCGGCCACCACCTGCTGCGCGCGATCGCGGGCACACGGCGGCCTTCGCCCGGCGCGTCGCCCGCGGCCGTGAGGGAGAGCGAAACCGGCACGTGAAGCCACCTCCGTTCGACTACCACGCTCCCCGGGACGTGGCCGAGGCCCTGGAGGTCCTGGCCGCGTCCGGGGAGGGCGGCAAGGTGCTGGCCGGCGGCCAGAGCCTGATCCCGCTGCTGAACATGCGCCTGGCCGCACCGTCGGTCCTGGTGGACATCAACCGCGTCGCCGCGCTCGACGTCCTGGAGGTCGAGCCGGGCGGGGTGCGCGTCGGCGCGCTGGCCAGGCACGCGGCCGTGGAGAGGTCGCCGGCGGCGTCGCGGGTCCAGCCGCTGTTGCGCGCCGCGCTGCGGCTGGTGGCGCACCCGGTGATCCGCAACCGGGGCACGGTCGTCGGCAGCCTGGTCCACGCCGACCCTTCGGCCGAGCTGCCCGCCGTGCTGGCCGTGCTCGGCGGCTCGGTGCGGCTGGCGCGGCACGGCGGCGCCGTCCGCGACGTCCCGGCGGCCGCGTTCTTCACCGGGCCGCTGGAGTCGGCCCTGGAGGCGGGGGAGCTGGCCGTGTCGGCGTTCTTCCCGTCCCTGCCGCCCCGCACGGGGGCGGCCTTCCAGGAGGTCGCGCGCCGTCACGGCGACTACGCGATCGCCGGCGCCGCCGCCGTGGTGGGCTTGGACGAGGACCTGCGCGTCACGGCGGCCAGGGTCGCGTGCGTCAGCGCGGGGCCCGTCCCGGTGACGGTGGACGTGACGGACGCCTGCGCGCGCCGTCCCGCCGCGTCGGTCCCCTGGGACGCCGTGGCGGACGCCGTGCGCGGGAACGTGGATCCCGAGGAGGACGTCCACGCGTCCGCGCACTACCGCAGGCACCTGACCGGGGTGCTGGCCGTGCGGGCGCTGCGCCTGGCCGCCGCCGAGGCCGCGCGGGCGGCGCACGGAGCGGCGGGCGGAATGACCGGGGGAGTGGCAGGCCGGCCGGAGGGAGTGGAGTGAGCGAGCGGCTGCACCCGATCGCGCTGACCGTCAACGGCGTCGTGCGCGAGGCCGAGGTGCCCGCCCGCAGGCTGCTGTCGGACTGCCTGCGCCACGACCTCGGCCTCACCGGCACCCACGTCGGCTGCGAGCACGGCGTCTGCGGGTGCTGCACGGTCCTGCTGGACGGCGCGCCGGTACGCTCGTGCCTGACGCTCGCGGTGACGGCCGACGGCCACGAGATCACCACGGTCGAGGGCCTGGCCGGGCCGGACGGCGCCCTGTCGCCGGTGCAACGGGCGTTCGCCGAGTGCCACGCCCTGCAGTGCGGCTTCTGCACCCCGGGCTTCCTGTGCACGGTCACCGCGCTGCTGCGCGACAACCCCGCCCCGTCCGACGACGAGGTGGTCGAGGGCATCTCGGGCAACCTGTGCCGGTGCACCGGCTACCAGAACATCGTGAAGGCGGTCCACCGCGCCGCGGAGCTGACCGCGGAGACGGGAGAAGAGCCGGTGACGGGTGGGCGGGCGTGACGACGAAGCTGTTCGGCGAGCCGGTCCAGCGCAGGGAGGACCCCCGGCTCCTCACCGGGCGGGGCCGCTACCTGGACGACCTCGGGCGCACGGCGCTGGCCGCCGCGTTCGTCCGCTCCCCGCACGCCCACGCCCGCGTCCGCGACATCGACGTCTCCGCGGCCCTGGACGTGGACGGCCTGGTCGCCATCTACACCTGGGAGGACCTGCCGGAGCGGGTGCGCGACCCGCTGCCCCTGCTGATCCCGCACCCGGCGCTGACGCACGGGCGCACCGCCTATCCGCTGGCGAGAGAAGTCGTGCGGCACGTCGGCGAGCCGGTCGCCATGGTCGTGGCCCGCGACCGCTACCTCGCCGAGGACGCCGCCGCGCTGGTCCGGGTGGACTACGAGATCCTCGAGCCGGTGGTCGGCATCGAGGAGGCCGCGCGGGGCGCCCACCTGGTCCACCAGGACGTCCCCGGCAACGTCGGCGCCCACCTCGTCCAGGAGGTCCCCTCCGCGGCGGGTCTCGGCGCGCGGGACGCGATCGCCGCGGCCCCGCACAGCCTGGAGTTCCGGCTGGACATCGAGCGCAGCGCGTCCATGCCCCTGGAGGGCCGCGGCGTGTACGCCCGGTGGGACGCCGACGACCGCTCGCTGCGCGTCTACACCTCCACCCAGACCTCCACCAGCGTCCGCATGGCCGTCGCCGCCAAGCTCGGCCTGCCCCTGCCGTCGGTCGAGGTGATCGCCCCGGACGTCGGCGGCGGCTTCGGCGTGAAGATCGTGCATCCCTGGCCGGAGGAGGTGCTGGTCCCGTGGGCGGCCATGCTGCTCGGCCGCGAGGTGAAGTGGGCCGAGGACCGCCGCGAGCACTTCGTCTCCTCGGCGCACGAGCGCGGCCAGGTGCACCGGGTGCGGGCGGGCTTCGACGGCGAGGGCCGGCTGCTCGGCCTGGACGTGACGATCCTGCACGACCACGGCGCCTACACCCCGTACGGCATCATCGTGCCGATCATCACCAGCACCCAGCTCCTCGGCCCCTACCGCGTCGGCGCCTATCGCGTCGAGTTCTCCTCGATCTACACCAACACCGTGCAGGTCACGCCGTACCGGGGCGCGGGCCGCCCGCAGGCCGCGTTCTGCATGGAGCGCACGATGGACAAGATCGCCGCGCACCTGGGGCTGGACCGGGCGGCCGTGCGCGAGGCCAACTTCATCCAGCCCTCGGAGTTCCCCTACGACCAGGGGCTGATCTTCCAGGACGGCCGTCCCCTCATCTACGACAGCGGCGACTACCCGGCCTCGATGCGCATGCTCAAGGAGATGATCGGCTGGGACGGCTTCGCGGCGGAGAAGGCCCGCGCCGCCGCCGGCGGGCGCCGCATCGGCATCGGCCTCGCCTGCTACGTGGAGGGCACCGGCGTCGGCCCGTACGAGGGCGGCCACGTGCAGGTCACCTCCGACGGCCGGGTGCACGTCTCGACCGGGCTCACCTCGCAGGGGCAGGGGCACGAGACGGTGTTCGCGCAGATCGCCGCCACCGAGCTCGGCGTCCCGCTGGACGCGGTCTCGGTGGTGACCGGCGACACCCGGCGCTTCGGCTACGCGGTCGGCACCTTCGCCTCCCGGGCCGCGGTGATGAGCGGCAACGCCATCGCGCTGGCCTGCCGCAAGGTGCGCGAGAAGGCGCTGCGCGTGGCCGCGGAGGCGCTGGAGGCCGATCCCCGGGACCTGACGATCGAGGACGGCGAGGTGCGCGTGGCCGGAAGCCCCGGGGTGTCGATCCCGCTGGCGACCGTCGCCGTGCTGTCCAACCCGCTGCGCTACGCCTTCGACGAGGAGGCCGCGCGGGCCACCCAGTTCTCCGGCGCCGCCTCCCCGGACCGCCCGCCGATCGAGGAGGGCGAGGAGCCGGGCCTTGAGGGCCGCGACTACTACTCGCCGATCCGCTCGACGTTCGCCTCCGGCATGCACGCGGCCATCGTGGAGACCGACCCGGACACCGCCGAGATCCGTATCCTGCGCTACGCGGTCGTGCACGACTGCGGCAGGCTGATCAACCCCATGATCGTGGAGGGACAGATCCACGGCGGGGTGGCACAGGGCGTCGGCGGGGCGTTGTACGAGCGCATGGCCTACGACGGGCACGGTCAGTTGCTCAACGCCTCCTTCATGGACTTCCTGATGCCGTACGCCACCGAGGTGCCGCGCATCGAGACCGCGCACCTGGAGACCCCCTCGCCGCTGAACCCGCTCGGCATCAAGGGCGCGGGGGAGGCCGGGGTCATCCCGGTCTCGGCGGTGATCGCCGCGGCCGTCGAGGACGCCGAGGGGATCGCGATCGACCGGATGCCCATCTCGCCCTCCGACCTGCACGACCTGCGGGTACGCGACCGGCCCTGACCTGTCGTGTCCATAGCGGCACGGTGAGTGTTTTCCGTCCCGGCCGTCCGAATCGTGTGACCGGCGATCCAGATCACAGTGCGTCGCGATATTGCTACAGTCCGTGACGGAAGACGCCGGGAGATCGCCGCCGCCGGCGGCCGGTCTCCCCGCACGACCGACACGAGGAGGAAAGCGTCATGAAGCCAGCGTCCTGGAGTGCGCGGATCGCCGCGGCGGCCGGTGTCGCCGGAGTGGTCATGGTGGCCATCGCTGGCCCGGCTCCGGCGGGCACGACGGGGGAGAAGGGCGCGAACAGGGGGCCCGGCGACATCTGCCTCTGGTCCGGCAAGGACTACACCGGCAGCTCGTGGTGCTGGAACCCGGGGAACGGCTACGTGGACGTGCCGCCCGCCCTGCACGACAACGTGGGGTCGTTCAAGGCCGACGCCGACGGCTGCTTCATCAACTGGATCCACGTCCCCGACCGCAAGGAGACGCGGGTGGTCCGCAAGGGCGACTACCGCAAGGTCTACAAGAACGACTTCGGCGGCAAGATCGACGCCGTCGCCCCCCGCTGCTGAACCGGCGGAAGGCGAAGCGGGCGCGGACCCACCAGGTCCGCGCCCGCGGGCGTCTCCGGCTCAGGCCGTGACGCGCTTGCGGAACACCCAGTACGTCCACGCCTGGTAGGCGAGCACGAACGGCAGCGCGATGAGGCCGATCCAGGTGAGCAGGCCCAGCGTGTACGGCCCCGAGGCGGCCCCCGCGACCGTCAGCCCGGGCAGCGGGGCCTGCCACAGCACCGCGAACACCGTGGCGGTGAGCAGCGTGATCGACCCGGCGGTCGCCGTGAACGCCCAGCCCTCGCGCCGCCGCCAGATCAGCGCCACTCCGGCGGCCAGCGCGACCATCGCGGCCACCGCCGCCGCCCACACCAGCGGGTGCGCCGTCCAGTCCGCGCCCGCGGCCCCGTCCGGCCTGATCGACGCGGGCACCCCCGGCAGGGCGAGCGCCGCGGCGGGGACGGCGACGGCCGCGGCCGTCAGCGCGGCGCGCCGGGCGCGGGCCCGCAGCGGGCCGGCCGTCTTGAGCGCCAGGAACACCCCGCCGTGCAGCATGGCCAGCGAGAGCGACAGCGCCCCGCCGACCAGCGTGCCGGCGAGCGTGCCCGACAGCATGTGGCCGAAGATGCCGCCCCACAGGAACGCCGTCAGCACGCTGCCGGTGACGATGCCCGCGTCGCACAGCGCCCGCTCGCGGCCCTCGACCTTGCCGCGCCACTCCAGGGCGACGCCGCGCACGATGAGCCCGGCGAGCACCATGACCAGCGGCAGGTAGAAGCCGCTGAGGAATCCGGAGTACCAGGCGGGGAAGGCGGCGAACATCGCGCC
The Sphaerisporangium krabiense genome window above contains:
- a CDS encoding uracil-xanthine permease family protein encodes the protein MVWKVHGDGRGLAPGEVVRPDERLSWPRMAGFGAQHVIAMFGATFVFPLIMGLNANVAIMMSGVATIVFLLIVQGRIPSYLGTSASFVGAVVAIRAAGGDDATVTGAILVAGVVLALCGVAIHYLGVRSINRVFPPVVTGAVVMLIGFGLAYVVADVYWPQDQWIALITMLVTFVVIVAFKGFAGRIGILLGLVAGFLLSVGADKVFGNITAYNAATGKVDSHARVNFQPVADAPWFGLPDFHAPGFTGSAIVLVLPAVIALIAENIGHVKAVGEMTGADVDPYMGRAVLADGVGTVVATAVGGSPTTTYAENIGVMAATRVYSTAAYYIAAVVAILFGLCPKFGALIAATPGGVLGGITVILYGMIGLLGAKIWIENRVDLSDPVNMVPAGAGVILAIGPVSHQISDHFSLAGIALGTIVVLGGHHLLRAIAGTRRPSPGASPAAVRESETGT
- the cutA gene encoding aerobic carbon-monoxide dehydrogenase large subunit; the protein is MTTKLFGEPVQRREDPRLLTGRGRYLDDLGRTALAAAFVRSPHAHARVRDIDVSAALDVDGLVAIYTWEDLPERVRDPLPLLIPHPALTHGRTAYPLAREVVRHVGEPVAMVVARDRYLAEDAAALVRVDYEILEPVVGIEEAARGAHLVHQDVPGNVGAHLVQEVPSAAGLGARDAIAAAPHSLEFRLDIERSASMPLEGRGVYARWDADDRSLRVYTSTQTSTSVRMAVAAKLGLPLPSVEVIAPDVGGGFGVKIVHPWPEEVLVPWAAMLLGREVKWAEDRREHFVSSAHERGQVHRVRAGFDGEGRLLGLDVTILHDHGAYTPYGIIVPIITSTQLLGPYRVGAYRVEFSSIYTNTVQVTPYRGAGRPQAAFCMERTMDKIAAHLGLDRAAVREANFIQPSEFPYDQGLIFQDGRPLIYDSGDYPASMRMLKEMIGWDGFAAEKARAAAGGRRIGIGLACYVEGTGVGPYEGGHVQVTSDGRVHVSTGLTSQGQGHETVFAQIAATELGVPLDAVSVVTGDTRRFGYAVGTFASRAAVMSGNAIALACRKVREKALRVAAEALEADPRDLTIEDGEVRVAGSPGVSIPLATVAVLSNPLRYAFDEEAARATQFSGAASPDRPPIEEGEEPGLEGRDYYSPIRSTFASGMHAAIVETDPDTAEIRILRYAVVHDCGRLINPMIVEGQIHGGVAQGVGGALYERMAYDGHGQLLNASFMDFLMPYATEVPRIETAHLETPSPLNPLGIKGAGEAGVIPVSAVIAAAVEDAEGIAIDRMPISPSDLHDLRVRDRP
- a CDS encoding peptidase inhibitor family I36 protein yields the protein MKPASWSARIAAAAGVAGVVMVAIAGPAPAGTTGEKGANRGPGDICLWSGKDYTGSSWCWNPGNGYVDVPPALHDNVGSFKADADGCFINWIHVPDRKETRVVRKGDYRKVYKNDFGGKIDAVAPRC
- a CDS encoding PucR family transcriptional regulator; translation: MTADPSPPAMRSASTGTIIHGVSVGEVLGVSTLAGARLIGGRSGLGRIVQRLNVMEVPDILAWVKPHELLLTTGYPLRNTPQSLGRLVADLDERGLAALGIKLGRYVDELPAEMVEQADRLGFPLILLPNDVGFDDILNQVLTDILNRQAALLARTEEAHRALVQIVLAGGGLREIVAEVAGLLGLAVAVVDPTGQVLESSGDPARLRAAPAASGGDYTVVPVVAGGHHHGRIVAHSPAGAIRDGDIGILERAATVAALVVTRQEAVTAVESKYRADFLRDVLTGRGGPRVVARARAFGWDLERPVGVLVAEIDPECDIPPDRLLTAWTTALRRHDPRGAVAGFSHEVVAVAGADVDPARLAKDAVAAFADCRPATFSTGMSRIAPGADALPDAYGQALKAARVGRQLHGSGALAHFDQLGVYRLLSLVNDTAELHAFVKETLGHLASDDDAENADLRRTLQVLLETNLNVAETARRLHFHYNTLRYRIGKLERLLGNFTEDPHLRLNLTLALHVLRMRGI
- a CDS encoding FAD binding domain-containing protein, which gives rise to MKPPPFDYHAPRDVAEALEVLAASGEGGKVLAGGQSLIPLLNMRLAAPSVLVDINRVAALDVLEVEPGGVRVGALARHAAVERSPAASRVQPLLRAALRLVAHPVIRNRGTVVGSLVHADPSAELPAVLAVLGGSVRLARHGGAVRDVPAAAFFTGPLESALEAGELAVSAFFPSLPPRTGAAFQEVARRHGDYAIAGAAAVVGLDEDLRVTAARVACVSAGPVPVTVDVTDACARRPAASVPWDAVADAVRGNVDPEEDVHASAHYRRHLTGVLAVRALRLAAAEAARAAHGAAGGMTGGVAGRPEGVE
- a CDS encoding (2Fe-2S)-binding protein, giving the protein MSERLHPIALTVNGVVREAEVPARRLLSDCLRHDLGLTGTHVGCEHGVCGCCTVLLDGAPVRSCLTLAVTADGHEITTVEGLAGPDGALSPVQRAFAECHALQCGFCTPGFLCTVTALLRDNPAPSDDEVVEGISGNLCRCTGYQNIVKAVHRAAELTAETGEEPVTGGRA
- a CDS encoding ATP-binding protein; amino-acid sequence: MAATRPPDQADQADQADQAGEPGREGRGSLDHGRASPFAPLDESVRLGPELLMWRRAYLGSPDQVSQSRRFVRFLLGDTMFAIDAELIVGELAGNAVRHTRSGASGGHFTVEVTFTSARQRPLRSPAAAAGVLITVYDLGGGGVPRLGGEDLPGSPREADGRDPAIGESGRGLTIVSALARRCGHQGGPVTGHRVWAYLSAPIDHGPLEWPTFDGGGAPVTREEITETICRNLAGR
- the cydB gene encoding cytochrome d ubiquinol oxidase subunit II; this encodes MDVTTFWFLVVAFLWTGYFVLEGFDFGVGALLPLVTRDEAERRQALATIGPVWDGNEVWLITAVGAMFAAFPAWYSGFLSGFYLPLVMVLAGLIVRGVALEWRGKVEGRERALCDAGIVTGSVLTAFLWGGIFGHMLSGTLAGTLVGGALSLSLAMLHGGVFLALKTAGPLRARARRAALTAAAVAVPAAALALPGVPASIRPDGAAGADWTAHPLVWAAAVAAMVALAAGVALIWRRREGWAFTATAGSITLLTATVFAVLWQAPLPGLTVAGAASGPYTLGLLTWIGLIALPFVLAYQAWTYWVFRKRVTA